In the Gymnodinialimonas sp. 202GB13-11 genome, one interval contains:
- a CDS encoding thymidine kinase: MAKLYFHYSTMNAGKSTLLLQASYNYIERGMQTYLLTANFDDRAGVGKIGSRIGIEAEADTYTQADDLFAKIKTRLDAGPCACVLVDEAQWMTREQVWQLARAVDDLGVPVMAYGLRVDFRGELFPGSAALLALADEMREVRTICHCGKKATMVIRVGEDGKAVREGAQIEVGGNDRYVSLCRKHFREETGDASRV; encoded by the coding sequence ATGGCAAAGCTCTATTTCCATTATTCCACCATGAATGCGGGCAAATCGACCCTGCTGTTGCAAGCCTCCTACAACTATATCGAACGGGGCATGCAAACCTACCTGCTGACCGCCAATTTCGACGACCGCGCGGGTGTGGGCAAAATCGGCTCTCGCATTGGAATCGAGGCCGAAGCCGACACCTACACGCAGGCCGATGACCTCTTCGCCAAGATCAAGACGCGACTAGATGCGGGCCCCTGCGCCTGCGTGCTGGTGGATGAGGCGCAGTGGATGACCCGCGAGCAGGTCTGGCAACTGGCCCGCGCTGTCGATGATCTGGGCGTGCCCGTCATGGCCTACGGCCTGCGCGTGGATTTCCGGGGGGAGCTCTTTCCCGGCTCCGCCGCCCTTCTGGCGCTGGCCGACGAAATGCGGGAGGTCCGCACGATCTGTCATTGCGGAAAGAAGGCAACCATGGTGATCCGCGTGGGTGAAGACGGCAAAGCGGTGCGCGAAGGCGCGCAGATCGAGGTTGGCGGCAACGACCGCTATGTCAGCCTTTGTCGGAAGCATTTCCGGGAGGAAACCGGCGATGCATCGCGCGTTTAG
- a CDS encoding 2-hydroxyacid dehydrogenase translates to MKLLVSRRLPESVMEAAEARFDVTCRTTTQPMDHAECVAALRDYDLILPTLGDAFRAPAFEEAGEIRAKLLANFGVGYNHIDVDAARAAGLEVSNTPGAVTDATADTALTLILMTARRAGEGERMVRAGQWEGWHPTQMLGMHVSGKTVCVIGMGRIGQAIARRCHFGFGCRIVYVNRSPKQVDFPAEQLPMETALAGADIVVLATPGGAETYHLMGSDQFAMMQRHAIFANIARGDVVDEAALVAALTVKRIAGAGLDVYEFEPAIPDELMAMENVTLLPHLGTAALEVREDMGRMALDNVIAFSEGKPAPNAV, encoded by the coding sequence CTGAAACTTCTCGTATCCCGCCGCCTGCCCGAAAGTGTGATGGAGGCCGCAGAGGCGCGCTTTGACGTGACGTGCCGCACAACCACCCAGCCGATGGACCACGCGGAGTGCGTGGCGGCTTTGCGTGACTACGACCTGATCCTGCCCACCCTCGGTGATGCCTTCCGCGCACCCGCCTTTGAGGAGGCGGGTGAGATCCGTGCAAAGCTGCTGGCGAATTTCGGCGTGGGCTACAACCATATCGACGTAGACGCCGCGCGCGCTGCAGGGCTTGAGGTCTCAAACACACCGGGCGCCGTGACCGACGCAACCGCCGATACGGCTCTGACGCTGATCCTGATGACCGCACGCCGTGCAGGCGAAGGCGAACGGATGGTCCGTGCGGGCCAGTGGGAGGGATGGCACCCGACCCAGATGTTGGGCATGCATGTCTCGGGCAAGACCGTATGCGTCATCGGGATGGGCCGGATCGGCCAAGCCATCGCGCGGCGTTGCCACTTCGGGTTCGGTTGCCGGATCGTTTACGTGAATCGATCGCCCAAGCAGGTCGATTTCCCGGCGGAACAGCTTCCGATGGAAACCGCGCTCGCTGGGGCCGATATCGTTGTGCTGGCCACGCCGGGTGGGGCGGAGACGTATCACCTGATGGGTTCAGATCAGTTTGCGATGATGCAACGCCACGCGATCTTCGCGAATATCGCACGCGGCGATGTGGTGGATGAGGCCGCTTTGGTCGCTGCCCTGACCGTCAAGCGCATCGCGGGAGCGGGGTTGGACGTTTACGAGTTCGAGCCTGCGATCCCCGACGAATTGATGGCGATGGAGAACGTCACGCTGCTCCCGCACTTGGGCACCGCAGCGCTGGAAGTGCGGGAGGATATGGGGCGGATGGCGTTAGATAACGTGATCGCGTTTTCCGAGGGCAAACCGGCGCCAAACGCTGTTTGA
- a CDS encoding tRNA-binding protein, whose translation MSDQIEFDQFMAVDIRVGTITRAEDFPEARKPAIKLWVDFGGEIGERKSSAQIKVHYTPEALVGKQVIGVVNFPPRQIGPVMSEVLVLGLHDEGGGVVLLSPDKPVPNGERMC comes from the coding sequence ATGAGCGACCAGATCGAATTCGACCAGTTCATGGCCGTCGATATTCGTGTGGGCACAATCACGCGAGCCGAGGATTTCCCCGAGGCCCGCAAACCGGCGATCAAGCTGTGGGTCGATTTCGGAGGGGAGATCGGTGAGCGCAAATCCTCGGCCCAGATCAAAGTGCACTACACGCCCGAGGCTTTGGTCGGCAAACAGGTTATCGGTGTGGTGAATTTTCCGCCCCGGCAAATTGGCCCCGTGATGTCCGAGGTGCTTGTCCTAGGTTTGCATGATGAGGGTGGCGGCGTCGTCTTGCTGTCCCCTGACAAACCGGTCCCGAACGGAGAGCGCATGTGCTGA